One Paraburkholderia phytofirmans OLGA172 genomic window carries:
- the waaC gene encoding lipopolysaccharide heptosyltransferase I: MNRILIVKVTSLGDIVHGQPVVSDLHRAFPGIKVDWAADSAFADILRWNPGIDRVLCAPLRGFKKRRGLDDLKAIAASIGELRREKYDAVLDLHGVYKSAIIAFLARSRRRYGYRAEDLGESGAAFAYTERYAPRGNLNALDGLRNTVSQVFGYSLEGAPRFGLRIPAPAMALEAAKHAPFALFFHATSSDEKKWPVGHWHSIGRSLVDQGITPLLPWGSEAEHKDAVAIAEGIPGAIVLPRLSVEAVAQHIEMAALIVGTDTGFVHLASALQKPTVMIFTATSRGHFGINVPGLSTSVGDEGRPASVDEVREAIGAVLDRPEDFTQSGAVKPYDRPAK; this comes from the coding sequence ATGAACAGAATCCTAATTGTTAAGGTCACTTCGCTGGGTGACATCGTTCACGGCCAGCCCGTGGTATCGGACCTTCATCGAGCCTTTCCCGGAATCAAAGTGGACTGGGCTGCAGACTCGGCGTTCGCAGACATCCTTCGTTGGAATCCCGGCATCGACCGTGTCTTGTGCGCACCGCTGCGTGGTTTCAAGAAGCGGCGCGGCCTTGATGATCTGAAGGCGATTGCGGCATCGATCGGCGAATTGCGGCGTGAGAAATACGACGCCGTGCTCGACTTGCATGGCGTCTACAAGAGCGCGATCATCGCCTTTCTCGCGCGCTCGCGCCGCCGCTACGGCTACCGTGCGGAAGATCTCGGCGAGAGCGGCGCAGCGTTCGCCTATACCGAGCGGTACGCGCCACGAGGCAATCTCAACGCATTGGACGGACTGCGAAACACCGTCAGCCAGGTCTTCGGCTATTCGCTCGAAGGCGCGCCGCGTTTCGGCCTGCGCATTCCGGCGCCGGCCATGGCGCTCGAAGCAGCGAAACACGCACCATTTGCCCTCTTCTTCCATGCGACCTCAAGCGACGAAAAGAAATGGCCCGTCGGTCACTGGCACAGTATCGGCCGCTCTCTGGTGGATCAGGGGATTACACCTTTGTTACCGTGGGGTTCGGAAGCGGAACATAAGGACGCGGTCGCGATCGCCGAAGGAATTCCGGGTGCAATCGTGTTGCCCCGTCTGAGCGTGGAAGCGGTCGCGCAGCACATCGAAATGGCCGCGCTGATCGTCGGCACGGATACTGGATTCGTCCACCTCGCGAGCGCCCTGCAAAAGCCCACCGTGATGATTTTCACGGCGACCTCGCGCGGCCACTTCGGCATCAACGTGCCCGGCCTGTCGACGTCGGTCGGCGACGAGGGACGTCCGGCATCGGTTGACGAAGTGCGTGAAGCCATCGGTGCAGTGCTGGACCGCCCTGAAGACTTCACCCAAAGCGGCGCCGTCAAGCCATATGACAGGCCCGCAAAATAG
- a CDS encoding glycosyltransferase family 2 protein: protein MNNSVPNSPLSAQAQPLVTVLLIAYNQQGVIADAVRSVLAQTYTPLEIIISDDASSDGTYAAIEAAVRDYDGPHQVITQRNPANEGISAHLSRLAAMARGELLFVAAGDDMSAPNRCERVVEYWLEHGRRPDLIATDLADMDEAGNVHERMAPTELDNYRSFEDWLAQRPWLVGAAHTWSRRLFERFGPMMPGSAAEDQVMTFRAIVSGGALSLREPLVRYRRGGLSSKRRYRTTAELVARMRQGNGFALVETEQIQRDADIAGLGDQMRAALAPKLAREQFIHAMFDARRLGKRLTLLTGTGTVKLGLRIRMFLYTTCPAVYAPSLWLKRLKRKD, encoded by the coding sequence ATGAATAACAGCGTTCCGAACAGCCCTTTGTCTGCACAGGCCCAGCCGCTCGTTACGGTGCTGCTGATCGCTTACAACCAGCAAGGGGTGATCGCGGATGCGGTGCGCAGCGTGCTCGCGCAAACCTATACGCCCCTCGAAATCATCATTTCCGACGACGCCTCCAGCGACGGCACCTATGCCGCAATCGAAGCAGCAGTACGCGATTACGACGGCCCTCACCAGGTGATCACGCAGCGCAACCCGGCCAACGAAGGGATCAGCGCGCATCTGTCGCGCCTCGCCGCCATGGCACGGGGGGAATTGCTGTTTGTCGCCGCCGGTGACGACATGTCCGCACCGAACCGCTGCGAACGGGTCGTCGAATACTGGCTCGAGCATGGCCGGCGCCCCGATCTGATCGCGACCGACCTCGCCGACATGGACGAAGCCGGCAACGTGCACGAGCGCATGGCGCCGACCGAACTCGACAACTACCGCAGCTTCGAAGATTGGCTGGCGCAACGGCCGTGGCTGGTCGGCGCGGCGCACACGTGGTCGCGTCGGCTGTTCGAGCGCTTCGGCCCCATGATGCCCGGCTCCGCGGCCGAAGATCAGGTCATGACGTTTCGCGCCATCGTCTCGGGCGGTGCGCTGAGCCTGCGCGAGCCGCTCGTGAGGTACCGGCGCGGTGGTCTTTCGAGCAAGCGCCGCTATCGGACCACGGCTGAACTGGTTGCGCGCATGCGTCAGGGCAATGGCTTCGCACTCGTGGAGACTGAACAGATACAGCGCGACGCCGACATTGCCGGCCTTGGAGACCAGATGCGCGCGGCGCTCGCGCCGAAACTCGCGCGTGAGCAGTTCATTCACGCGATGTTCGACGCCCGCCGTCTCGGCAAGCGCCTGACGCTCCTGACGGGCACAGGCACGGTGAAGCTCGGGCTGCGGATCCGCATGTTTCTCTACACCACCTGCCCTGCGGTCTATGCGCCGTCTCTCTGGCTGAAGCGGCTCAAGCGAAAAGACTGA